A genomic window from Bacillota bacterium includes:
- a CDS encoding acetyl-CoA hydrolase/transferase family protein yields the protein MHWRDEYRKRLCSAEDAARAIKPGNRVVVGHACGEPQVLTTAMVNRAAELENVEVVHMVAMGPAEYCKPEMAPHFRHNALFVGGSTRKAVNEGRADYTPCFFHEIPNLFREGYLPVDVALIQVSPPDASGFCSYGVSVDYTKPAADGAGYVIAQVNKHMPRTLGDSFIHVSDIDFIVEADSPLLELPRPEITPVERAIGENVASLVTDGSTLQLGIGAIPDAVLSFLKDKKDLGIHTEMFSDGVVELVEAGVVTCRKKSLHPGKMVCTFLMGTKKLYDFVNDNPMVSMYSVDYTNDPWVIAKNDNLVAINSTLQVDLQGQCCSESIGFRQYSGTGGQVDFIRGAGKAKNGRGVIAMPSTAGGGKYSRIVISLDQGAAVTTSRNDVDVVVTEYGIARLRGKCIKQRAQELIAVAHPDFRESLKEGAKKAGIL from the coding sequence TTGCACTGGAGAGACGAATACAGGAAGAGACTTTGCAGCGCGGAAGACGCGGCCAGGGCCATCAAGCCGGGCAACCGGGTAGTGGTCGGCCACGCGTGCGGTGAACCGCAGGTTCTGACCACGGCCATGGTGAACCGCGCGGCCGAGCTCGAGAACGTCGAGGTCGTACACATGGTGGCGATGGGCCCGGCGGAGTACTGCAAGCCCGAAATGGCCCCCCACTTCCGGCACAACGCGTTGTTCGTCGGCGGTAGCACGCGGAAGGCCGTCAACGAGGGGCGCGCCGATTACACACCATGCTTCTTCCACGAGATCCCGAACCTGTTCAGGGAGGGCTATCTTCCTGTTGACGTCGCGCTGATCCAGGTGTCGCCCCCTGATGCGTCGGGGTTCTGCAGCTACGGAGTCTCGGTGGACTATACCAAACCCGCGGCCGACGGGGCGGGATACGTTATCGCCCAGGTCAACAAACATATGCCAAGGACGCTGGGTGATTCGTTCATCCACGTGTCGGATATCGATTTCATTGTCGAGGCCGACTCGCCCCTGCTCGAGCTGCCCAGGCCGGAAATAACGCCGGTGGAGAGGGCCATCGGCGAGAACGTCGCCTCGCTCGTCACCGACGGGTCGACTCTTCAGCTCGGCATCGGCGCAATACCGGACGCGGTCCTGAGCTTCCTTAAAGACAAGAAGGACCTGGGCATCCACACGGAGATGTTCTCGGACGGCGTCGTGGAGCTCGTCGAGGCCGGCGTGGTCACCTGCCGCAAGAAGAGCCTCCACCCAGGTAAGATGGTGTGCACGTTCCTCATGGGGACGAAGAAGCTGTACGACTTTGTCAACGACAACCCCATGGTGAGCATGTATTCGGTTGATTACACCAACGATCCGTGGGTCATCGCGAAGAACGATAACCTCGTCGCAATCAACTCCACCCTTCAGGTGGACCTGCAGGGCCAGTGCTGCTCCGAGTCCATCGGGTTCAGGCAGTACAGTGGGACCGGCGGCCAGGTTGACTTCATTCGCGGCGCCGGCAAGGCGAAGAACGGCAGGGGCGTCATCGCGATGCCGTCGACCGCCGGCGGCGGGAAGTACTCGAGGATAGTCATCTCCCTGGACCAGGGGGCCGCGGTCACAACGTCGAGGAACGACGTCGACGTTGTGGTGACCGAGTATGGAATAGCCCGGCTCAGGGGCAAGTGCATCAAGCAGCGCGCGCAGGAGCTCATCGCCGTCGCGCACCCGGACTTCCGGGAGAGCCTCAAGGAAGGCGCAAAGAAGGCGGGGATCCTGTAG
- a CDS encoding 4-hydroxybutyryl-CoA dehydratase, with product MALMTREQYIDSLRRLKRDIYILGQKVDNVVDHPMVRPSLNSVAKTYEMAQDPQYQELFTVKSSINGKVVNRFTHLHQNTNDLISKVKMQRIMGQKTASCFQRCVGMDAFNAVDTVTFEMDQALGTNFNKKFRDYLEYVQEKDLTVDGAMTDPKGDRSLRPFQLEDPDLYLHIVEKRSDGIVVKGAKCHQTGILNSHEVLVMPTVTMGEEDKDYAVCFAVPTDTKGIIYIYGRQASDTRKIEGGDIDVGNAKYGGHEALVIFENVFVPWDRVFMCGEYEFSGALVERFAGYHRQSYGGCKVGVGDILIGAAATMADYNGCAKVSHIREKLIEMVHLNETLYACGIACSCEGKKMSSGTYLIDLLLANVCKQNVTRFPYEIARLAEDIAGGIMVTMPSEQDYKNPEIGPFIDKYLCGVKGIPTEHRMRMLRLVENLTLGAAAVGYRTESMHGAGSPQAQRIMINRQANIDAKKKLAKVIAGIEKE from the coding sequence ATGGCATTGATGACCAGAGAGCAATACATCGACAGCCTGAGGAGACTGAAGAGAGACATCTACATCCTCGGGCAGAAGGTCGACAACGTGGTCGACCACCCCATGGTAAGGCCCTCGCTGAATTCCGTCGCGAAGACGTACGAGATGGCGCAGGACCCTCAGTACCAGGAGCTGTTCACGGTTAAATCCAGCATCAACGGCAAGGTTGTCAACCGCTTCACCCATCTCCACCAGAACACTAACGACCTCATTAGCAAGGTTAAGATGCAGAGGATCATGGGGCAGAAGACCGCCTCGTGCTTCCAGCGCTGCGTGGGCATGGACGCGTTCAATGCCGTCGATACCGTGACATTCGAAATGGACCAGGCGCTCGGAACTAACTTCAACAAGAAGTTCAGGGACTACCTCGAGTACGTCCAGGAGAAGGACCTCACGGTTGACGGGGCCATGACTGACCCCAAGGGTGACAGGTCGCTCAGGCCGTTCCAGCTTGAAGACCCCGACCTGTACCTCCACATCGTGGAGAAAAGATCCGACGGCATCGTCGTCAAGGGTGCGAAGTGTCACCAGACCGGCATCCTCAACTCCCACGAGGTGCTCGTGATGCCCACCGTCACGATGGGCGAGGAGGACAAGGACTATGCGGTGTGCTTCGCCGTGCCGACCGACACGAAGGGGATTATCTACATCTATGGCCGCCAGGCATCCGACACCCGCAAGATTGAGGGCGGCGACATCGACGTCGGAAACGCGAAGTACGGCGGGCATGAAGCCCTGGTCATATTCGAGAACGTCTTCGTCCCGTGGGACAGGGTATTCATGTGCGGGGAGTACGAGTTCTCCGGCGCTCTCGTCGAAAGGTTCGCGGGCTACCACAGGCAGAGCTACGGCGGCTGCAAGGTCGGCGTGGGCGACATCCTGATCGGTGCTGCGGCCACGATGGCCGACTACAACGGCTGCGCGAAGGTCTCCCACATCAGGGAGAAGCTCATCGAAATGGTGCACCTGAACGAGACCCTGTACGCCTGTGGCATTGCATGCTCCTGCGAGGGCAAGAAGATGTCGTCGGGCACCTACCTGATCGACCTCCTGCTCGCGAACGTCTGCAAGCAGAACGTCACCAGGTTTCCGTACGAGATCGCCAGGCTGGCCGAGGACATCGCGGGCGGTATCATGGTGACGATGCCGTCCGAGCAGGACTACAAGAACCCCGAGATCGGGCCCTTCATCGACAAGTACCTCTGCGGCGTCAAGGGAATCCCGACCGAGCACAGGATGAGGATGCTCCGCCTGGTCGAGAACCTCACGCTCGGCGCGGCCGCCGTCGGCTACAGGACCGAATCCATGCACGGCGCCGGCTCGCCGCAGGCACAGAGGATCATGATCAACAGGCAAGCCAACATCGACGCAAAGAAGAAGCTGGCTAAAGTCATCGCGGGCATCGAGAAGGAATAA